The Arachis hypogaea cultivar Tifrunner chromosome 16, arahy.Tifrunner.gnm2.J5K5, whole genome shotgun sequence genome contains a region encoding:
- the LOC112755192 gene encoding aldose reductase — protein sequence MAKAVKPQDPNAKFYTLLSGHSMPAVGLGTWKTGSQASDSVFTAIAEAGYRHIDTAAQYGVQEDVGHGLQSAMIAGVDRKDLFVTSKLWCTDLTPERVRPALNNTLQELQLDYLDLYLIHWPFRLKDGASTPPKEGEVLEFDMEGVWREMEKLVKENLVRDIGICNFTLQKLDKLMSIAETMPSVCQMEMHPGWRNDKMLEACKNNNIHVTAYSPLGSQDGGRDLIHDQLVDRIANKLNKTPGQVLVKWAIQRGTSVIPKSTHPERMRENISVFNWEIPEQDFIALSNMPSQSRVLDGEELFVNKSAGPFRSTAEIWDHED from the exons ATGGCAAAAGCAGTGAAGCCGCAAGACCCAAATGCAAAGTTCTATACCCTCTTGAGTGGTCACAGCATGCCAGCCGTTGGATTAGGAACATGGAAAACTGGCTCACAAGCCTCTGATTCTGTTTTCACTGCCATTGCTGAG GCTGGTTATAGACATATAGACACTGCTGCACAGTATGGAGTCCAAGAAGAT GTTGGACATGGACTTCAATCTGCTATGATAGCAGGAGTGGATAGGAAGGATCTCTTTGTCACCTCCAAgttatg gtgCACTGACTTGACCCCTGAAAGAGTTAGACCTGCCCTTAACAACACCCTTCAAGAACTCCAACTTGACTACCTTGATCTTTACTTG ATTCATTGGCCATTTCGGTTGAAAGATGGTGCCAGCACACCTCCTAAAGAAGGAGAAGTTTTGGAATTTGACATGGAAGGGGTTTGGAGAGAAATGGAGAAGCTTGTGAAGGAAAACCTTGTTAGAGACATTGGTATCTGCAATTTCACTCTCCAAAAGCTTGATAAGTTAATGAGCATTGCTGAAACAATGCCTTCAGTATGCCAA ATGGAGATGCATCCCGGGTGGAGAAATGATAAGATGCTAGAGGCTTGCAAGAACAACAACATCCATGTCACT GCTTATTCACCACTTGGATCGCAAGATGGAGGAAGAGATTTGATTCACGATCAGTTAGTGGATAGAATAGCAAACAAACTGAACAAGACACCGGGACAGGTGTTGGTGAAGTGGGCCATTCAGAGAGGGACAAGTGTAATCCCAAAATCTACGCACCCAGAAAGAATGAGAGAGAACATAAGTGTTTTCAATTGGGAGATTCCAGAGCAAGACTTCATCGCTCTCAGCAATATGCCTTCTCAG AGCCGAGTTCTGGATGGTGAAGAACTGTTCGTCAACAAGAGTGCAGGCCCCTTCAGGAGTACCGCTGAAATCTGGGACCATgaagattaa